The DNA region AGTACCTGCATGGACACCACGCTACCCGGCTGAAGGCTAGGGGGCGACGGCGTATAGCGCGGCTACCCGCTCGGCAACGAGGGCGACATCAAAGTCCCTGACGCGCTCGGCAACGCCGGTGCGCCCGCAGCCACCTGCGCTCCCGATATCAAAGTACCGGTACCAAAGTGCCGGATGAACACCGGGTGCCCTACCGCGAGCACGCCCGCGACGCACCCGCTCCTCAACTCCGCCCGGCACTTAGGCACCGCGACGACCCGTGAAGCCCGCGGCTTACATCGGCCCCTAGCCGCGCGCGTAAAGCGCGGCTACCCGCTCGGCAACGACGGCGACATCGAAGTCCTTGACGCGCTCGGTCTGCTGCGCGTGTAGCACAGCGCGGGCGTCGGAGTCTGTGAGGAGCGCCCCGAGCCTTGCCGCGAAGGCGCCCGTGTCACGCGGGTTCACGACGGCGTCCGGGTTGTCGAGCGTCCACGCATAGCCGGGGTTGTCGCCGCCGAGCACCGCTCCCGACCCGGCGGCCATCGCCTCGGTGAGCACGATGCCGAAGCTCTCGCCACCGATCGCGGGGAAGACGGCCAGGTCCGCGGCGGCCATGAATCCGGGCTTGTCCTCGTCGGAGATGAAGCCCTCGAGGGTCACGGAGCCTTCGAGTTCGTGTTGCGCGATGAGCCCCTCGATGCGGCTCGCGAGGGGCCCGCGGCCGCCGATGCGCAGCGCCACCTTTCCGCGCACCCTGGGGGGGAGCATCGCGAACGCCTCGACCAGTTCGACCGCGCCCTTGCGCTCCACCAACCGACCGAGGAACGCGATAATCGTGCGCCCGGCCGGGTCGGCGGGCCACGGCTTGGCCGATGCCTGGGCAGCGATGTCGTCGACGCGCACCGCGTTGGGGATCACGGCCGCGTCGATGCCGAAGGCCCTCTTCGCGAACGCGGCGGCGGGCGCGGACACGGCGGCGAAAGCATCGAAGAGCCGCAGGTTGCGGCGCAGCGTCAGCCCCAGGGCGCGGGTGGCCCACTCGCTCACCGCGCCGTCGGGAAGGATGTGGAACGTGGCGACGATGCGCACGGCTGTGCCCTGCATGCGACGGGCCTGGCGGACCACGCGGGCGGCAAAGAACGGCGAGTGGGGGGTCTGGACGTGGATCACGTCGTAGCGCTCGGCGGCCAGGTGCTCGCGCAGGCGGCGGCGCGACGCGGGGCGGGGCGTGCGCAACCCGTTTCCGTTGAACGTGACGCCGACGTTGTCGGTCAGGCTCACCACGCGCGCGATGCCAGCGGGGGCCTCCCCTGCGTCGCCCGAACACAGTACGTGGACCTCGTGGCCCCGCTCGCCCATCGCCCGGCCGATGGTCCGCACGTACTCCTGGACCCCGTCGGGGCGGGCCAGGGCGTCGTCGATGACGAGGGCGATCTTCACGTGGCGAGCCTAGTCCGCGTTTGGCAGTGCGCCCCCGCCCCTACTTGACCCCCGAGTACGAGTGCAACCCCTGCACATACAGGTTGACGACGGTGAAGTTCAGCACGATCGCGATGAAGCCTGCGATCGCGAGCAACGCAGCACGGCGACCGGCCCAACCCTGGGTGGTGCGGGAGTGCAAGTACGCGGCGTAGATGGTCCAGACCACGAAGGACCAGACCTCCTTGGGGTCCCAGCCCCAGTAGCGGCCCCAAGCGTGCTCGGCCCACATCGCGCCCGACATGACGGTGAACGTCCACAGCACGAAGCCCACCGCGTTGAGTCGGAACGTGAGCGACTCCAGCACTTGCGGCGAGGGCACAGCCTCGAGCGCACGCGCGACCTTGCTCTTCACCAGCCGATGCGGGAGGTTCAGCCATCCGAAGAAGCGGCGGCGCTTCTTCAACTCACTCGCGCGGTCGATGCGCATGACCTGCAGGACCGATGCCGCACCGGAGACCCCAAAGATTCCCGAGGCGGTGATCGCAATGGGCACGTGAATGACGAGCCAGTAGCTGTCGAGCGCAGGCTGCAGGCCCACTGCGTCGCGATACCAAACTCGCAGCCCGGTCACCACGGCAAAGGCGGCGAAGCCCGCTACCGCGGGAGCGATGTAGGTGATGTCGCGCTTGCGCTGCACGAGCAGGAACACCGCAACCGCAACCATCGTCCCGGTGATGGTGAACTCGTACATGCTCGACCACGGCGGGTGGCCCGCGTCGATTCCACGCGTGACGACGCCCACCAAGTGCAGGACGAAGCCAACCAACATCGTCGAGCGGCCGATGCCCTTTGCCCTCGCGCCGGGAGCACGGGCGGAGGCGGCGGGGGAAGTGGCCGGCGCGGCGTCGGCGGCAACAGTTTCCGCATCAATCGCTCCGGCGGCACCCACGCCCACAGCACCCGCACCCGCGGCACCT from Demequina lutea includes:
- a CDS encoding glycosyltransferase family 4 protein, translating into MKIALVIDDALARPDGVQEYVRTIGRAMGERGHEVHVLCSGDAGEAPAGIARVVSLTDNVGVTFNGNGLRTPRPASRRRLREHLAAERYDVIHVQTPHSPFFAARVVRQARRMQGTAVRIVATFHILPDGAVSEWATRALGLTLRRNLRLFDAFAAVSAPAAAFAKRAFGIDAAVIPNAVRVDDIAAQASAKPWPADPAGRTIIAFLGRLVERKGAVELVEAFAMLPPRVRGKVALRIGGRGPLASRIEGLIAQHELEGSVTLEGFISDEDKPGFMAAADLAVFPAIGGESFGIVLTEAMAAGSGAVLGGDNPGYAWTLDNPDAVVNPRDTGAFAARLGALLTDSDARAVLHAQQTERVKDFDVAVVAERVAALYARG
- the ccsB gene encoding c-type cytochrome biogenesis protein CcsB, whose protein sequence is MMTVTDVSVMALWTAATLYAIAMVAYSVRLARVAEAKLNTKNAALIPVAAGAAGAGAVGVGAAGAIDAETVAADAAPATSPAASARAPGARAKGIGRSTMLVGFVLHLVGVVTRGIDAGHPPWSSMYEFTITGTMVAVAVFLLVQRKRDITYIAPAVAGFAAFAVVTGLRVWYRDAVGLQPALDSYWLVIHVPIAITASGIFGVSGAASVLQVMRIDRASELKKRRRFFGWLNLPHRLVKSKVARALEAVPSPQVLESLTFRLNAVGFVLWTFTVMSGAMWAEHAWGRYWGWDPKEVWSFVVWTIYAAYLHSRTTQGWAGRRAALLAIAGFIAIVLNFTVVNLYVQGLHSYSGVK